A single window of Leopardus geoffroyi isolate Oge1 chromosome D4, O.geoffroyi_Oge1_pat1.0, whole genome shotgun sequence DNA harbors:
- the ASPN gene encoding asporin — translation MKGCVLLVLLALCSAKPLFHPSYVTLKNVMLKDMEDEGDSDLDADNSLFPTREPINPFFPFDLFPTCPFGCQCYSRVVHCSDLGLSSVPSNIPFDTQMVDLQNNKIKEIKENDFKGLTSLYALILNNNKLTKIHPKAFLTTKKLRRLYLSHNQLSEIPFNLPKSLAELRIHDNKVKKIQKDTFKGMNTLHVLEMSANPLDNNGIEPGAFEGVTVFHIRIAEAKLTSIPKELPSTLLELHLDYNKISTVELEDFKRYKDLQRLGLGNNRITDIENGSLANIPRVREIHLENNKLKKIPSGLQELKYLQIIFLHSNSITKVGVNDFCPTVPKMKKSLYSAISLFNNPVRYWEVQPAAFRCVVGRMSVQLGNFRK, via the exons ATGAAGGGGTGTGTGCTCCTAGTGCTCTTGGCTTTGTGCTCCGCCAAGCCCTTATTTCACCCTTCATATGTGACACTGAAGAACGTGATGCTGAAGGACATGGAAGACGAAGGGGACAGTGACCTTGATGCGGACAACTCTCTTTTTCCAACAAGAGAGCCAATTAACCCCTTCTTCCCGTTCGATCTGTTCCCAACGTGTCCATTTGGATGCCAGTGCTACTCGAGAGTTGTACACTGCTCTGATCTAG GTTTGTCCTCCGTCCCAAGCAACATTCCATTTGATACTCAGATGGTTGAccttcaaaacaataaaattaaggaaatcaaagaaaatgattttaaaggacTCACCTCACTTTAT GCTTTGATTCTGAACAACAATAAGCTAACAAAGATCCACCCCAAAGCCTTTCTAACTACAAAGAAGTTGAGAAGGCTGTACCTGTCCCACAATCAACTAAGCGAAATAccatttaatcttcccaaatcGCTAGCAGAACTCAGAATTCATgataataaagttaagaaaatacaaaaggacACATTCAAAGGAATGAATACTTTACATGTTCTAG AAATGAGTGCAAACCCTCTCGATAATAATGGGATTGAACCGGGGGCATTTGAAGGAGTGACAGTATTCCATATCAGAATCGCAGAGGCAAAACTGACCTCAATTCCTAaag AACTTCCATCAACTTTACTGGAGCTTCATTTAGACTATAATAAAATTTCAACCGTGGAACTCGAGGATTTTAAACGATACAAAGACCTGCAAAG GCTGGGCCTAGGAAACAACAGAATCACTGACATTGAAAACGGAAGTCTTGCTAACATACCACGAGTGAGAGAAATACACTTGGaaaacaacaaactaaaaaaaatcccttcaggATTACAGGAGTTGAAATATCTCCAG ATAATCTTTCTTCACTCTAATTCAATTACAAAAGTGGGAGTGAATGACTTCTGCCCAACAGTACCGAAGATGAAGAAATCTTTATACAGTGCGATAAGTCTGTTCAACAACCCGGTGAGGTACTGGGAAGTGCAGCCCGCGGCTTTTCGCTGTGTTGTAGGCAGAATGAGCGTGCAGCTCGGGAACTTCAGAAAGTAG